The Oculatellaceae cyanobacterium genome contains the following window.
AATCCCAGTTGCCATCCTCTTTGATAGGGAGACCCTTGTAATACAGCCGTGTATATTCTGTCTCCCTTAAGGTTAGGCTGAAACATATTAATAATTTGAAGTTACGGACGACAGAAAAATTGAACTTTATGGTACTATAACTATAAATTAACTAAAATTAATTTTTGTTTTGGTAATACTTAAACTATTTTCACGGCTTAAAGCTCGGAAAAAGTTGCCATCAACACAATGACGCTCAATTTGAAATGCTTCAAAATATCCATCTTTTTGACCTAACTCTCTCGCCCAAAATCTAGCTAATACTAAAATTGCGTCTAATTGCATGAAAGTTTTTTCTTGTTCTGACTCATAACGATTAATAGCTGCAATCTTTTCTTCTATTACTTCACTAATATCTACAAAAAAGTTGGGTTCAAAACCCCGCATAAATACGGGTGGCGCTGAATACCAGATAGGAATATTTTTGCGCGTAGCTACATTGGCGACAGCAATCGAGCACACCTCATGATCTCCATGTCCATATTTTTCTGGTTGTGGCGCATGAGTAATAATGAGGGTTGGTTGTAGGCGTTGAATAGCTTTTTCTACAGTTTTAATTATCCCTTGCTTTGGTAAGTTACCTTCTTCAAATTCATAGTATTCATTAATTGCACCAATAACCTGTCTAGCTTCTTCAGCTTCTTGTAGACGTTTGCCTTTAATTTCAGAGCTAGAATAATTACCATTGGTTAAAAATAAACAATGGATTTGCCATCCAGCCTCTGACATCATTCGCAGTGTACCAGCAGCAGGCAGTACTTCATCATCAGCATGAGCGTAAACTGTCATTACAGTTGGCTGATTAGATGAAGACTTAAAATTGGATTCTAAAATATCGTTCATTTGTCTGAGCTTTTAATACATCTAAAACGAAATTCAACAATGTTTTATAACAATTTTTATTTTAAAACCGAACTACAGGAAGACTTTTTTACAATTTTTTACAAAAATGGTTGCTCAGAATAAAAATATTCACATTAAGAGGATAATACTAAATGATGAAAAATCAAATGCTTAAGTTTAATTCAAAAATTACGTTACAAAAAATATTCCCAAATGAATGTAGATAGAAAATATAGCCATAGATATAATGTTGTTGCTCAGGCAAAATTACCCGTTTGTTATGCCGATGTAGAAGCAGCAGCATTACGTCTAGAAAATCAAGTACACCGAACACCAGTTATTACTTCTAGTAATATTAATGAACGCACAAACAGTAGGGTATTTTTTAAGAGTGAAAATTTTCAGCGTACAGGTTCATTTAAATTTCGGGGTGCTTATAATGCTTTAGCGCAGCTATCAACAGCATCTCATCAGCAAGGTGTGGTAACTTTTTCATCGGGGAATCATGCACAAGCGATCGCACTTGCAGGTAAACTCCTAGATATTCCAACTACAATTTTCATGCCAGATGATGCCCCAGTAGTCAAGCAAAATGCTACTCGTGGTTATGGGGCAGAAGTAATTTTGTATAATCGGTTGGAAACTAATCGGGAAGAATTGGCTGAAAAATTGGCACGCGATCGCAATTTGACAATAATTCCTCCCTACGATCATCCCCATATAGTAGCTGGACAAGGTACAGCAGCAAAAGAATTAATCGAAGAAGTTGGGAATTTAGATTTACTATTAGTTTGCTGTGGTGGCGGTGGGTTATTATCTGGTAGTGCGATCGCAGCTAAGGCATTATCACCAAATTGTCGCGTTATTGGTGTAGAACCACAACAAGCAGATGATGCAACGCGATCGTTTTATACTCAAACCCTACAAACTATTAATAATCCGAATACTATTGCTGATGGTGCTAGAACACCATACTTAGGAAATATTACTTTTCCTTTAGTACTACATTATGTTGATGACATGGTAACTGTATCTGAAGAAGCAATTCTGCGGACAATGTTTTATTTATGGGAACGTTTAAAAATTGTGGTGGAACCCACAGGCGCTTTAGCTGCTGCGGCTTTATTAGAATGTGTGATTAGTATGCCTGATGCCAAAATCGGGGTAATTATTAGTG
Protein-coding sequences here:
- a CDS encoding PIG-L deacetylase family protein; this translates as MNDILESNFKSSSNQPTVMTVYAHADDEVLPAAGTLRMMSEAGWQIHCLFLTNGNYSSSEIKGKRLQEAEEARQVIGAINEYYEFEEGNLPKQGIIKTVEKAIQRLQPTLIITHAPQPEKYGHGDHEVCSIAVANVATRKNIPIWYSAPPVFMRGFEPNFFVDISEVIEEKIAAINRYESEQEKTFMQLDAILVLARFWARELGQKDGYFEAFQIERHCVDGNFFRALSRENSLSITKTKINFS
- a CDS encoding threo-3-hydroxy-L-aspartate ammonia-lyase gives rise to the protein MNVDRKYSHRYNVVAQAKLPVCYADVEAAALRLENQVHRTPVITSSNINERTNSRVFFKSENFQRTGSFKFRGAYNALAQLSTASHQQGVVTFSSGNHAQAIALAGKLLDIPTTIFMPDDAPVVKQNATRGYGAEVILYNRLETNREELAEKLARDRNLTIIPPYDHPHIVAGQGTAAKELIEEVGNLDLLLVCCGGGGLLSGSAIAAKALSPNCRVIGVEPQQADDATRSFYTQTLQTINNPNTIADGARTPYLGNITFPLVLHYVDDMVTVSEEAILRTMFYLWERLKIVVEPTGALAAAALLECVISMPDAKIGVIISGGNVDLAQVGKLFS